In one window of Scyliorhinus canicula chromosome 17, sScyCan1.1, whole genome shotgun sequence DNA:
- the LOC119952196 gene encoding gastrula zinc finger protein XlCGF7.1-like gives MDIHTMAKRWKCGDCGKGFRYPSALETHQRSHAGTRPFSCLKCGKEFSDPSSLWRHQRVHTRERPFTCTECGKRFTQLHNLRTHQRFHTGERPFTCSHCGKGFSQLAHLLSHQRIHTGEKPFRCSVCGKSFIQSSTLQTHERVHTGERPFTCSLCGKGFTNLSTLQTHQRIHTGEKPFTCSVCGKEFTHLFALQRHQRVHTGERPFTCSACGKGFTQSSSLVRHIVTHTNERPFKCSDCGRDFKSSQVLMVHQRIHTEERPFSCSHCTKRFQASSTLRRHQRIHK, from the coding sequence ATGGATATCCACACCATGGCGAAACggtggaaatgtggagactgtgggaagggatttcggTACCCATCTGCACTGGAaactcatcaacgcagtcacgctgggacgaggccattcagctgcttgAAGTGTGGAAAGGAATTCAGTGATCCATCCAGCCTGTggcgacaccagcgagttcacaccagggagagaccgttcacctgcactGAATGTGGGAAGCGATTCACTCAGTTACATaatctgcggacacaccagcgatttcacacaggggagaggccgttcacctgctctcactgtgggaagggattcagtcagttagCCCACCTGCTGTCACATCAGCGAATACACACAGGTGAGAAGCCGTTCAGATGTTCTGTATGTGGGAAAAGTTTCAttcagtcatccaccctgcagacacacgagcgagttcacactggggagaggccgttcacctgctctttgtgtggtaagggattcactaatttatccaccctgcagacacaccagcgaattcacactggggagaagccgttcacctgctctgtgtgtgggaaagaaTTCACCCACTTATTcgccctgcagagacaccagcgagttcacacaggggagagacctttcacctgctctgcgtgtgggaagggattcactcaatcatccagCCTGGTCAGACACATtgtcactcacaccaatgagagaccgtttaaatgctctgactgcgGGAGGGATTTCAAAAGCTCTCAAGTATTGATGgtccaccagcgcattcacactgaggagagaccgttcagctgctctcactgcacaaagaggtttcaagcatcatccacactgcggagacaccagcgaataCACAAGTGA